In Rhodobacter sp. 24-YEA-8, the following are encoded in one genomic region:
- the hisC gene encoding histidinol-phosphate transaminase: MSEAIIPQPGILDIALYEGGKASVAGVANAVKLSSNENPFGAPDRAKDAFQRAVHTLNRYPSTDHAALRTAIAEVHGIDAGRVICGAGSDEIINLLVQAYAGPRDEVIFTEHGFLMYRICALAAGATPVEVPERERMTDVDAILRECGPRTKLVFIANPNNPTGTMIAPAEVARLAAGLPARAILVLDGAYAEYVEEFDGGRALIEARSNVVMTRTFSKIYGLGGLRVGWGYGPKHIIDVLNRIRQPFNLSTAQLEAAEAAVRDQDWVAKSRSENARMRTWLAGALAEAGVPSDVSAANFILARFASADEAEACDAWLQKEGLIVRRVSGYKLPNCLRITVGDEASCRRVAHAVNQFKAQK, encoded by the coding sequence AACGAGAATCCCTTCGGCGCGCCCGACCGGGCCAAAGATGCATTCCAGCGGGCGGTCCATACGCTGAACCGCTATCCCTCGACCGATCATGCGGCGCTGCGGACCGCGATTGCCGAAGTCCATGGCATTGATGCCGGCCGGGTCATCTGCGGCGCGGGGTCGGATGAGATCATCAATCTGCTGGTCCAGGCCTATGCCGGCCCGCGCGATGAGGTGATCTTTACCGAACATGGTTTCCTCATGTACCGCATCTGCGCGCTTGCGGCCGGGGCGACCCCGGTCGAAGTGCCGGAACGCGAGCGTATGACCGATGTGGATGCGATCCTGCGGGAATGCGGGCCGCGCACCAAGCTGGTTTTCATCGCAAATCCGAACAATCCCACCGGCACGATGATCGCACCGGCCGAGGTCGCGCGGCTGGCAGCCGGTCTTCCGGCAAGGGCGATCCTGGTGCTTGACGGTGCCTATGCCGAATATGTCGAGGAATTCGACGGTGGCCGCGCGCTGATCGAAGCGCGCTCGAATGTGGTGATGACCCGCACCTTCTCGAAGATCTACGGCCTTGGCGGGTTGCGGGTCGGCTGGGGCTATGGGCCGAAACATATCATCGATGTACTGAACCGTATCCGTCAGCCCTTCAACCTTTCGACCGCGCAGCTTGAGGCGGCCGAGGCCGCTGTCCGCGATCAGGACTGGGTTGCGAAATCGCGCAGCGAAAATGCCCGGATGCGGACCTGGCTTGCCGGTGCCCTGGCCGAGGCGGGCGTGCCCTCCGATGTTTCTGCCGCGAATTTCATCCTTGCGCGATTCGCCAGCGCCGATGAGGCCGAGGCCTGTGATGCCTGGCTGCAAAAGGAAGGCCTGATCGTACGCCGCGTCTCGGGCTATAAACTGCCCAATTGCCTGCGCATCACCGTTGGCGATGAGGCCAGCTGCCGCCGGGTGGCCCATGCGGTGAACCAGTTCAAGGCGCAGAAATGA
- a CDS encoding prephenate/arogenate dehydrogenase family protein yields MSAGAPGRSSRAAFPRIALIGLGLIASSMAHALRAKGLCDEITGYARSAETRAIALELFCDRVTDSAAEAVAGADLVVLAVPVGVMGEIAAEIAPHLKPGAVVTDVGSVKEAVIEAVAPHIPAGVHFIPGHPLAGTEYSGPRSGFATLFENRWWLLTPLEGQAPGPLARLRALLEAIGANVDEMEPKRHDLVLAVVSHTPHLIAFTMVGVADHLSRVTQEEVIKYSASGFRDFTRIAASDPTMWRDVFLTNKEAVLDILGRFTEELFMLQRQIRMGEGEQLHAYFSRTREIRRGIIEAGQDTSAPDFGRAARHKGDEAGSADAGLTESGPVESDAPDRAGA; encoded by the coding sequence ATGAGTGCAGGCGCGCCGGGCAGGTCTTCGCGCGCCGCTTTTCCGCGCATTGCCTTAATCGGGCTGGGGCTGATCGCCTCTTCCATGGCGCATGCGCTGCGGGCCAAAGGGCTTTGCGACGAGATCACCGGCTATGCCCGTTCCGCAGAAACCCGTGCCATCGCGCTGGAGCTGTTTTGCGACCGGGTGACGGACAGCGCGGCCGAGGCTGTCGCGGGGGCCGATCTGGTGGTGCTTGCGGTCCCGGTGGGAGTGATGGGCGAGATCGCGGCCGAGATCGCGCCGCATCTGAAACCGGGCGCGGTGGTTACCGATGTCGGCTCGGTCAAAGAGGCGGTGATTGAGGCGGTTGCGCCGCATATCCCTGCGGGCGTGCATTTCATCCCCGGCCATCCGCTGGCGGGAACCGAATATTCCGGGCCGCGATCCGGTTTCGCGACGCTGTTTGAAAACCGCTGGTGGCTGCTGACGCCGCTGGAAGGCCAGGCGCCCGGCCCGCTGGCCCGGTTGCGGGCGCTGCTCGAAGCCATCGGCGCCAATGTCGATGAGATGGAGCCGAAGCGCCATGATCTGGTTCTGGCCGTCGTCTCGCATACGCCGCATCTGATCGCCTTCACCATGGTGGGGGTCGCGGACCATCTCAGCCGTGTCACCCAGGAAGAGGTGATCAAATATTCCGCCTCCGGTTTCCGTGACTTTACCCGCATTGCGGCCTCGGACCCGACCATGTGGCGCGATGTCTTCCTGACCAATAAGGAAGCGGTGCTCGATATCCTCGGGCGTTTCACCGAAGAGCTGTTCATGCTTCAGCGCCAGATCCGCATGGGCGAGGGTGAGCAGCTTCATGCCTATTTCTCCCGCACCCGTGAAATCCGGCGTGGCATCATCGAGGCAGGTCAGGATACTTCGGCTCCGGATTTTGGACGGGCCGCGCGCCATAAGGGCGATGAGGCCGGTTCGGCGGATGCCGGTCTGACCGAGTCTGGCCCGGTGGAGAGTGACGCGCCGGACAGGGCCGGAGCCTGA
- a CDS encoding extensin family protein: protein MKPRFAALLLLFPLAMTPALAEPMKRSPRPLANPVLAASTPSGPATISAPVTALIGPGLPAPAVAAAKPVVPAPPANPRLDVIRLSSSNKVAMPVTGPDTGPVTGPVMAEAAPHLPSIGEMLPASMPLPQSAASPGPASVAPAAKAAPSPVPETAAVVAPAAAPPAPGPRPKARPKAVEKLAQTKSAPAPETAAPPPVTEANAAGLMTSQRPKQRPAKIIGLASAAIPVSATVPKVVPEKDTGRGKKKSKEPVSVKGSVCGVAAIKGEKIAPITSKVQGCGLPDGVRVTSVSGVRLSMAVTVDCGTAKALNTWVERVAQPAYGNQITELQIAGHYVCRPRNNKKGAKVSEHGRGKAVDISGLRLASGKVLRVLGGFDQTMRKAHRGACGIFGTTLGPGSDGYHEDHMHFDTASHRNGAYCR, encoded by the coding sequence ATGAAGCCCAGGTTTGCGGCCCTTTTGCTGCTTTTCCCGCTGGCGATGACTCCGGCCCTTGCCGAGCCGATGAAGCGCTCGCCGCGCCCGCTGGCCAATCCTGTGCTTGCAGCCTCCACTCCTTCGGGTCCCGCGACGATATCCGCCCCTGTCACCGCGCTGATTGGTCCGGGCCTGCCTGCGCCCGCTGTGGCGGCGGCAAAGCCGGTGGTTCCGGCGCCGCCGGCCAATCCCCGGCTGGATGTGATCCGGCTCAGTTCCTCCAACAAAGTGGCTATGCCTGTTACAGGCCCGGACACTGGACCAGTCACCGGGCCTGTCATGGCCGAAGCCGCGCCGCATCTGCCCTCGATCGGAGAGATGCTGCCGGCGTCGATGCCGCTGCCGCAATCGGCTGCAAGTCCAGGCCCGGCGAGCGTCGCCCCGGCGGCAAAAGCAGCGCCGTCACCTGTTCCCGAGACGGCTGCGGTGGTCGCACCTGCGGCGGCTCCGCCGGCCCCCGGCCCGCGTCCCAAAGCCCGCCCGAAGGCGGTGGAAAAGCTGGCACAGACGAAATCCGCCCCAGCCCCTGAAACTGCTGCGCCCCCCCCGGTGACAGAGGCGAATGCGGCAGGGCTAATGACCTCGCAGCGGCCAAAGCAGCGGCCGGCCAAAATCATCGGCCTGGCTTCGGCGGCAATCCCCGTATCGGCCACCGTGCCAAAGGTGGTGCCCGAGAAAGACACCGGCAGGGGCAAGAAGAAATCGAAAGAGCCGGTCTCCGTCAAAGGCTCGGTTTGCGGCGTCGCCGCGATCAAGGGCGAGAAAATCGCGCCGATCACCTCGAAAGTTCAGGGCTGCGGCCTGCCGGACGGGGTGCGGGTCACCTCGGTTTCAGGCGTCCGGCTTTCGATGGCGGTGACCGTCGACTGTGGCACAGCCAAAGCGCTGAACACCTGGGTCGAGCGTGTCGCACAACCGGCCTATGGCAATCAGATCACCGAATTGCAGATCGCCGGCCACTATGTCTGCCGCCCCCGGAACAACAAAAAAGGGGCCAAAGTCTCTGAACACGGGCGTGGCAAGGCGGTGGATATCTCGGGCCTGCGGCTTGCTTCAGGCAAAGTGCTGCGGGTGCTGGGCGGGTTTGATCAGACGATGCGCAAGGCCCATAGGGGCGCCTGCGGCATCTTTGGCACCACGCTTGGCCCAGGCTCGGACGGCTATCACGAAGACCATATGCATTTCGATACCGCCAGCCATCGCAACGGCGCCTATTGCCGCTGA
- a CDS encoding DUF2125 domain-containing protein, whose translation MRWLIGIGAVFLTLWCGWWFAGRYVILSQTEQLIADQRASGAMLDLPGFGLTGFPSRFDLSTESIAYSDPSGMIRYQGGAAYAYAMTWKPWHLVFWLPDSQVITLGDQVFQLDGSKLHASLRAAPALDLPLALAAFSAETLNVTRNSGLSLGFGPSSLRIEAADAPNSYHLGATLTAIRPDPAFLATLAAVELPQAPESALPAQIDRFHFNTIVTLTAPLDRHAGATNPQVVSVGITDISLTWGELQLVTSGNIAPDSEGFAAGTVTLTVRGWEQLPRLLVAAGVIAPNMAGYLSSMLRGMAQQNAETQEVRMDLVLKDGLMNFGPLPLGPAPKLGALPAPQG comes from the coding sequence ATGCGCTGGCTGATCGGAATTGGTGCGGTATTCCTTACACTCTGGTGCGGCTGGTGGTTTGCCGGGCGCTATGTGATCCTCAGTCAGACCGAACAGCTGATCGCGGATCAGCGCGCTTCGGGGGCAATGCTGGATCTGCCGGGCTTTGGCCTGACCGGGTTCCCAAGCCGCTTTGACCTTTCAACTGAGAGCATCGCTTACAGCGATCCTTCGGGCATGATCCGCTATCAGGGCGGCGCGGCCTATGCCTATGCGATGACCTGGAAGCCCTGGCATCTGGTTTTCTGGCTGCCCGACAGCCAGGTGATCACCCTGGGAGATCAGGTGTTTCAGCTCGACGGCAGCAAACTTCATGCCAGCCTGCGCGCGGCGCCTGCGCTGGATCTGCCGCTGGCGCTGGCGGCATTCTCGGCCGAAACGCTGAATGTGACCCGGAATTCGGGCCTGTCGCTGGGTTTTGGCCCTTCGAGCCTGCGGATCGAGGCCGCAGACGCGCCGAACAGCTATCATCTCGGGGCGACCCTGACGGCGATCCGGCCGGATCCGGCATTCCTTGCCACGCTGGCGGCGGTCGAGCTGCCCCAGGCACCTGAAAGCGCACTGCCCGCCCAGATCGACCGGTTCCACTTCAACACCATCGTCACCCTGACGGCGCCGCTCGACCGGCATGCCGGTGCGACAAATCCGCAGGTTGTGTCGGTCGGGATCACCGATATCTCGCTGACCTGGGGCGAGCTGCAGCTGGTGACTTCAGGCAATATCGCGCCCGACAGCGAGGGTTTTGCTGCCGGGACCGTCACGCTGACAGTCCGGGGATGGGAACAGCTGCCGCGCCTGTTGGTTGCGGCAGGCGTGATCGCGCCGAATATGGCCGGGTATCTGTCCAGCATGTTGCGAGGCATGGCCCAGCAGAATGCGGAAACCCAGGAAGTCAGGATGGATCTGGTGCTGAAAGACGGGCTGATGAATTTCGGGCCGCTGCCGCTGGGTCCGGCGCCGAAACTTGGCGCCCTGCCTGCACCGCAGGGCTGA
- a CDS encoding gamma-glutamylcyclotransferase, protein MPEADPVLTADPLWIFGYGSLIWNPEFPVAERRLARARGWRRSFCMWSIHHRGSEENPGLVLALDADAAGHCDGLAFRVEPGEEATTLAALRERELVSSAYIEVSVQLETAAGGIRALAYVVDRHHVQYTGALGLEEQAGIIAQAHGGRGPNRDYLWSTTQHLAELGIADPELDWLSDRVRRIAG, encoded by the coding sequence TTGCCCGAAGCCGACCCCGTCCTCACCGCCGACCCGCTCTGGATCTTTGGCTATGGCTCGCTGATCTGGAACCCGGAATTCCCGGTGGCCGAACGTCGGCTGGCCCGTGCGCGTGGCTGGCGCCGCAGTTTCTGTATGTGGTCGATCCATCATCGCGGCAGCGAGGAGAACCCGGGCCTCGTGCTGGCCCTGGATGCGGATGCGGCGGGCCATTGCGACGGCCTCGCCTTCCGCGTCGAGCCGGGCGAGGAAGCCACGACGCTTGCCGCTTTGCGCGAGCGCGAGCTGGTTTCCTCCGCCTATATCGAGGTCTCGGTACAGCTGGAGACTGCCGCGGGCGGGATCAGGGCGCTGGCCTATGTCGTCGACCGGCATCACGTGCAATATACCGGCGCCCTCGGGCTGGAAGAGCAGGCCGGGATCATCGCCCAGGCCCATGGCGGGCGCGGTCCGAACCGCGACTATCTCTGGTCGACGACGCAGCATCTGGCCGAGCTGGGCATTGCGGATCCCGAACTTGACTGGCTCTCGGACAGGGTGCGCCGCATCGCGGGATGA